A stretch of the Nicotiana tabacum cultivar K326 chromosome 6, ASM71507v2, whole genome shotgun sequence genome encodes the following:
- the LOC107821170 gene encoding uncharacterized protein LOC107821170 isoform X1 produces MNGRDEEKGLVWKLPIVKSKQFGKIGPAFGLGIGCGFGLGIGLIGGTGFGPGLPGLELGFGFGAGCGIGLGFGYAVGRGIAYDDNRKYSNVGKLFNSHANFPNQDEVGELIDELVVNTKKLIKATTQELDKWRRS; encoded by the exons ATGAACGGCAGAGACGAAGAAAAGGGTTTGGTATGGAAGCTACCGATAGTTAAGTCGAAGCAATTTGGGAAGATTGGACCTGCTTTTGGACTTGGCATAGGCTGTGGTTTTGGTCTCGGAATCGGCCTTATCGGAG GCACTGGCTTTGGTCCGGGGCTTCCTGGGTTGGAACTGGGTTTTGGGTTCGGTGCTGGGTGTGGAATTGGTCTTGGTTTTGGCTATGCTGTTGGAAGAGGAATTGCTTATGACGACAACCGTAAATACTCTAATGTTGGAAAGCTCTTCAACAGCCATGCCAATTTCCCCAATCA GGATGAGGTAGGGGAACTCATCGATGAGCTTGTTGTGAACACCAAAAAGCTAATCAAAGCAACTACACAAGAGTTGGACAAGTGGAGAAGGTCCTAA
- the LOC107821170 gene encoding uncharacterized protein LOC107821170 isoform X2 — translation MNGRDEEKGLVWKLPIVKSKQFGKIGPAFGLGIGCGFGLGIGLIGGTGFGPGLPGLELGFGFGAGCGIGLGFGYAVGRGIAYDDNRKYSNVGKLFNSHANFPNQLDLMLTLSSSGMFLLAIQVDHWGKFPFNSA, via the exons ATGAACGGCAGAGACGAAGAAAAGGGTTTGGTATGGAAGCTACCGATAGTTAAGTCGAAGCAATTTGGGAAGATTGGACCTGCTTTTGGACTTGGCATAGGCTGTGGTTTTGGTCTCGGAATCGGCCTTATCGGAG GCACTGGCTTTGGTCCGGGGCTTCCTGGGTTGGAACTGGGTTTTGGGTTCGGTGCTGGGTGTGGAATTGGTCTTGGTTTTGGCTATGCTGTTGGAAGAGGAATTGCTTATGACGACAACCGTAAATACTCTAATGTTGGAAAGCTCTTCAACAGCCATGCCAATTTCCCCAATCA ACTTGACCTAATGTTGACCTTGTCATCAAGTGGAATGTTTCTGTTGGCTATACAAGTTGATCACTGGGGAAAATTTCCTTTTAATTCTGCATAG
- the LOC107821171 gene encoding berberine bridge enzyme-like D-2, protein MKRNISMSLQRLLIILMMISFLFTSLLVPSVSATNLNTISTCLINYKVSNFSVYPTRNHAGNRYYNLLDFSIQNLRFAASSKPKPTVIIVPESKEQLVSSVLCCRQGSYEIRVRCGGHSYEGTSYVSFDGSPFVVIDLMKLDDVSVDLDSETAWVQGGATLGQTYYAISRASDVHGFSAGSCPTVGVGGHISGGGFGFLSRKYGLAADNVVDALLVDAEGRLLDRKAMGEEVFWAIRGGGGGIWGIIYAWKIRLLKVPKTVTSFIVPRPGSKRYVSQLVHKWQLVAPKLDDDFYLSISMSSASKGNIPIEINAQFSGFYLGTKTEAISILNEAFPELGVVESDCKEMSWIESTLFFSELDNVANTSDVSRLKERYFENKSYFKAKSDHVKTPISVGGIMTALDVLEKEPNGHVIFDPYGAAMQRISEEAIAFPHRKGNLFRIQYLVVWKEKDNNNIAKSIGYIEWIREFYNTMAPHVSSSPRAAYVNYMDLDLGVMDDYLLPCTSTTASANHAVERARVWGEKYFLNNYDRLVKAKTKIDPLNVFRHQQGIPPMFASMPEHTYSSK, encoded by the coding sequence ATGAAACGAAATATATCCATGTCTCTTCAGCGTTTGCTCATAATTCTGATGATGATCAGCTTCTTATTTACTTCTCTTCTTGTACCTTCCGTCTCTGCTACAAATCTCAATACCATTTCCACCTGTTTGATCAATTACAAAGTCAGTAACTTCTCTGTTTATCCAACAAGGAATCATGCTGGTAATAGGTACTATAACTTGCTTGATTTCTCCATTCAGAATCTCCGATTCGCAGCGTCCTCTAAACCAAAACCAACGGTCATTATCGTACCAGAGAGCAAGGAGCAGCTGGTGAGCAGCGTTCTGTGTTGCAGACAAGGTTCTTATGAAATCAGAGTAAGGTGCGGAGGACACAGTTATGAAGGGACTTCTTACGTTTCCTTTGATGGTTCCCCATTTGTGGTCATTGATTTGATGAAATTAGATGATGTTTCGGTAGATTTGGATTCCGAAACCGCGTGGGTACAAGGTGGCGCTACACTTGGCCAGACTTATTATGCCATTTCCCGGGCCAGTGACGTTCATGGATTTTCAGCTGGTTCTTGCCCAACAGTTGGGGTTGGGGGCCACATTTCCGGGGGTGGCTTTGGATTTTTATCAAGAAAATATGGACTTGCTGCTGATAACGTGGTGGATGCTCTTCTTGTTGATGCGGAAGGACGGCTATTAGACCGCAAAGCCATGGGAGAAGAAGTGTTTTGGGCCATCAGAGGTGGTGGTGGAGGAATTTGGGGAATCATTTACGCCTGGAAAATCCGATTGCTCAAAGTGCCCAAGACTGTGACTAGTTTCATAGTCCCTAGGCCTGGCTCCAAACGATATGTGTCCCAACTAGTTCACAAATGGCAACTTGTTGCACCAAAGTTAGACGATGACTTTTATCTATCGATCTCCATGAGCTCTGCTAGTAAAGGAAACATTCCTATTGAAATAAATGCCCAATTCAGCGGATTTTACCTAGGTACAAAAACCGAAGCCATTTCCATCTTGAATGAGGCCTTTCCGGAGTTGGGAGTTGTGGAAAGTGACTGCAAAGAAATGAGTTGGATTGAATCAACACTTTTCTTCTCCGAATTAGATAACGTTGCGAACACCTCCGATGTCTCTCGTTTGAAAGAGCGTTACTTTGAAAACAAATCATACTTCAAAGCCAAATCAGACCATGTGAAGACCCCAATTTCAGTGGGAGGGATTATGACAGCTcttgatgttcttgagaaagaacCAAATGGACATGTCATCTTTGACCCTTATGGTGCAGCCATGCAGAGAATTAGCGAGGAAGCTATTGCTTTCCCTCATAGAAAGGGTAACCTATTCAGAATTCAATATCTAGTAGTGTGGAAAGAAAAGGACAATAATAATATTGCCAAGAGTATTGGGTACATAGAGTGGATAAGAGAGTTTTACAATACAATGGCACCCCATGTTTCAAGTTCACCTAGGGCAGCTTATGTCAACTACATGGATCTGGACCTTGGAGTGATGGACGACTACTTATTGCCATGTACTAGTACTACTGCGTCTGCTAATCATGCCGTGGAGAGAGCAAGGGTCTGGGGTGAAAAGTATTTCTTGAATAACTATGATAGATTGGTCAAAGCTAAGACAAAAATTGACCCACTAAACGTTTTTCGACATCAACAGGGCATCCCTCCTATGTTCGCCTCAATGCCAGAGCATACCTATAGTAGTAAATGA